Proteins encoded within one genomic window of Arachis ipaensis cultivar K30076 chromosome B08, Araip1.1, whole genome shotgun sequence:
- the LOC107611739 gene encoding uncharacterized protein LOC107611739 produces MSVTSSSSSQVYDTIIECISEAQSNSIEAQEKALQTLASITKVNPKNRNFLAQIDGAITTLATLTNSPSPIIQTLSLLTLFNLSLNPNLKPSLADMQTIHHLNSRITSSSSSSPPDSCKLASSLICSLAMHDKNKAKFGVAGTVQLLVKAIKDSPRDFHHHLLSSLAELVQFHGNCTVAVRSGAVPALLGVVKETSDEDLASTSLVILGLLARFEEGLNGLKKSKEIVSDMLFVLKGRSMLSKEGAVDILLRLLDDDCEGFVSEVMLLPEFAMAVADLSVRGSARVRGKADLVMKKMAEVTLISDVEQWI; encoded by the coding sequence atgtcagtaacatcatcttcatcatcccaAGTTTATGACACTATCATTGAATGTATCTCCGAAGCTCAATCAAACTCCATTGAAGCTCAAGAAAAGGCTCTTCAAACCCTAGCTTCCATCACCAAAGTAAATCCCAAAAATAGAAACTTCCTAGCTCAAATTGATGGTGCAATCACAACCCTAGCCACACTCACAAACTCTCCCTCTCCCATAATCCAAACCCTCTCTTTGTTAACCCTCTTCAACCTTTCTCTTAACCCTAATCTCAAACCCTCCCTCGCAGACATGCAAACAATTCATCATCTTAACTCACGTATCACgtcgtcatcatcatcttctcctcCTGATTCATGTAAACTCGCCTCGAGTTTGATATGTAGCTTGGCCATGCATGACAAGAACAAGGCCAAGTTCGGAGTCGCCGGAACGGTTCAGTTGCTGGTGAAAGCCATTAAAGACTCTCCACGTGATTTTCACCACCACCTGTTGAGTTCGTTAGCGGAGCTTGTTCAGTTCCACGGAAACTGCACCGTAGCGGTTAGATCTGGTGCAGTTCCCGCGCTTCTTGGTGTTGTGAAAGAAACCAGTGACGAAGACTTAGCTTCCACTTCTCTTGTGATTCTTGGTCTTCTTGCGAGGTTCGAGGAAGGGTTGAATGGTTTGAAGAAAAGTAAGGAGATTGTGAGTGATATGTTGTTTGTTTTGAAAGGAAGGAGTATGTTGAGTAAAGAGGGTGCGGTTGATATTCTGCTTCGGCTCTTGGATGACGATTGCGAAGGATTTGTGAGCGAGGTTATGTTGTTGCCGGAATTCGCCATGGCTGTGGCGGATCTTTCTGTGAGGGGATCAGCGAGAGTTCGAGGTAAGGCTGATTTGGTGATGAAGAAGATGGCTGAGGTGACCTTAATCTCCGATGTGGAACAATGGATCTAA